CACAAAGTCCTAAAATCTATCAAAAGATCGATCAGTTTTCCATTTGAAAGGCAGGTTCTACAATCATAAGTTCAACATGCACTTAcgaaacataatttaaaatcattttGCAACCCATTCAATTGTTTGAGCACATGCGGCTTATTTTGAAAACTACACCAATAAGAGTTATCTTAAGACTTAAAGGAAAGTTTTGGTGCATTACCGAAATTCCTGCAGAAGATAATCCTGATGTGGAACTAACTCCAGTACGAAACCTAAACTCGTAACCACTGGATGTTCTTTCATCTACAACATTATCACTGGTGGATTTTTTCTCAAATAGAATTGCTGCATTTTCAACATATGCTTGCATCAACTGAGGCTTGAAAAAGGAACCCGTGGTCGGAGAAGGCTCAGCCTGCAATGTAGCAGTAGTTCAagtaaatgaatttttaaacaACATATGTATCAAATCTCCTTTACAACTCCACAGAAATGAAAACAAATTTGACATCTTAAATGTTCTCAATTTATAAATTCCGAAGTGCAAAATAAACAGCTATTTTCACTTCAAATGACAGTGTCAAATGCTTAATGCGACATGTAAGCTCAAACATTCTAATACACCATGAGTCTCCAGGGATCAAAACAGCAGAAAATCTTCAATTGCATAATTCAATTTGTTAAGAACACAGACTTGAAACCTACCACTCCTTCAAACAGCAGGAAGGTTAAAGCTGTGTATTGATTGAGCGGAAAGAGCGGTTAATAAGTAATTAGGGGAAAAGTTGAAATTTAATTCCACATAATGAAACAGTATCAAAGTGTCAAAATGGATCCCATAGAATATTCACACCAAGAGAGAAGATTGAGGAGAATAATTATTTGATTGCTAGGATTGATTCAATTGGATTCTATCCAAAAATAGATTGATTACATTTACAGCTTTACCATAGATAGGAATGATTCTATCCTATATAACGTAGAGGCTGTacattattcaaattaaaaagcAATACACTACATCTTCTACTCTCAAACATCCTATATCTTTCTTTCGTCAATATGAGTAtcacctctctcgattaccatcgttaagatggtatcagagcaggaaatCAACAAAAAGCCTCAAATGGAGGTCAATCAAATATACACTCTCGAGCTATTGATCGAGTCTATCTCAAATCTAATTGATTTGTACAAAGCCAACacaaatcaaaaccaaaaatccTACCACCCGAAGAAAACCAGCGGCGAATCTGCTAAACTTCGGGacaaagaagaagatgatgaaaaTTTCAAGCATCGTGAGGCTGTTACAGAGATGAGGGAGAATTTCATGAGAAAAGTAGCTACACTAAAGAGTGAACATGCGAATATGTGGGAAGAGTTTCTTCAGTTACATGAACAGAGGAGGCAACAAGCATGTCAACACATTCCTGAATCTGGTTTTGCTGGTTATAAGCAACCGACTTCTCCTTCCAATCGACGTCTCGGAGTATTCAGTCAACAGCCGGCGGCGCCGACGCTAGAGCTCTCAGAGGGTGAAGGAGCGTCAGTGGCTTTGCGgtggaaaaggaggaagaagcagAGGAGGTGCGGGGCCAACGCACCGACGGACAGCGCCTATCCACCGTCCTCGGTGGAGCTGCCGAACTCCCGCCGCCTCTTCTGTCGGCCAGCAAGCCCGGCACCGTCCTCAGCCTCGGAAGCATGTCGGCCATACCTCCAGCCTCCAGCCTCGGAAGCATGTCGTCCTCAGCGTCCCTCCCGTGAAATGACGACGCCTTCTCCGACAAGGGTCTGGACGACGCCTTCTCCGACAAGGGCCTATCCATCGAAGAGCATCCACGGCGGCGGCAGCTTTGCGATGGGAAACAAGGAAGAAGTGAGGAAGAATAAAGGGGAGGCGGCTGGGGTTTCCGAGAATGGGGGAGATCTTCAATCAAATACCCAGACTCTTACAAAAGACAAATTCAACCCCTCTAATTTCCCTATACTACAAATCCCACCCCAGATTCATACCCAATCCCAAAATCCAcccatgaaaaataaaaaatcccaAAACCGACCCCATTCCTCCCAAATATACCAGAAACCACCCCAGATCTGTCCTAAACCTCACAATGCCCCACGAATTTTACCCAAAACTCACAATGACCCCAAAACTGCCAAAACATTGCAGATTACTCCTCAAATTCAGCCATTTACTCCGTGTAAAAATTCTTTTGAACCCCTAGCATTGTCTTCAACCTCACAATCACATACCAAAGACACccaatggatatttgattgcggGGCTACCGACACAATGTCATTTGATGCCTCAGATTTTTTAtccatttcaaaataaaaaaaaaactatgtcCAAACTGCCAGTGGAGACCTAGCGCCAGTCCGGGGGCGGGAACAATTAATATTTCTCCTACTTTACGCCTGTCTAACGGCCTTTATGTTCCGTCATTATCACATAAGCTCTTATCCATTAGCCATGTGACTAAGGAACTGAACTGCAAATTACTGATGCAACCGGAATTTTGTATGCTGCAGgttatcaagacggggacgatagttgggcgtggcactgaacgatgcggactgtactatgtggatgagatagcccaacagagtactgcgatgctgactcacggactgacaggcaggcttggctttggcatcgtcggttaggacacCCATCTATAGGATATCTTCGTCTACTTTATCCTAAATTAACTACTTCTATGTAGTCTTttcattgtgaaacttgtttgttggccaaaagccatagacaCTCGTTTAAGTTGAATAATACTAGAATGAACAAACCTTTTGCGTTGATtcactctgatgtgtggggccctgcacCTGTTACTGGGGGTCAAGgattttgttattttgtgttGTTTGTGGATGATTATTCTCGTATGACGTgggtttattttttgaaaaataagtccgaagtttttgaaaaattcacaaatttctATACACTTATCCAAACCCAATACAATCAGAACATCCAAATCcttaggtcagataatgggggagAGTTTGTGAATGGGAGAATGCAAGACTTTTTTCGAGAAAAGGGTTTAGTccaccaaacttcttgtgcgtatactccagaac
This portion of the Salvia splendens isolate huo1 chromosome 10, SspV2, whole genome shotgun sequence genome encodes:
- the LOC121750174 gene encoding uncharacterized protein LOC121750174 isoform X4; the protein is MLEIFIIFFFVPKFSRFAAGFLRVAEPSPTTGSFFKPQLMQAYVENAAILFEKKSTSDNVVDERTSSGYEFRFRTGVSSTSGLSSAGISIWLPSMNG
- the LOC121750174 gene encoding uncharacterized protein LOC121750174 isoform X2 → MLVASSVHAEPSPTTGSFFKPQLMQAYVENAAILFEKKSTSDNVVDERTSSGYEFRFRTGVSSTSGLSSAGISVPVGINQNGLVTHQDQQYSQSATPSFFGTTISCCSSTEFICL
- the LOC121750174 gene encoding uncharacterized protein LOC121750174 isoform X3; this translates as MLEIFIIFFFVPKFSRFAAGFLRVAEPSPTTGSFFKPQLMQAYVENAAILFEKKSTSDNVVDERTSSGYEFRFRTGVSSTSGLSSAGISLFLQVQQHHICS
- the LOC121750174 gene encoding uncharacterized protein LOC121750174 isoform X1, producing the protein MLEIFIIFFFVPKFSRFAAGFLRVAEPSPTTGSFFKPQLMQAYVENAAILFEKKSTSDNVVDERTSSGYEFRFRTGVSSTSGLSSAGISVPVGINQNGLVTHQDQQYSQSATPSFFGTTISCCSSTEFICL